One Miscanthus floridulus cultivar M001 chromosome 11, ASM1932011v1, whole genome shotgun sequence DNA window includes the following coding sequences:
- the LOC136494601 gene encoding uncharacterized protein isoform X2 translates to MIDHRCDTVQAVPDIGPTVKSAATAQMDAAVIALSRELSKLRTGRATPGMLDHIMVENAGVKVALNRIAVVSILDAHTLSVMPYDPTSMKSIEHAIVSSPLGINPTPDGNRIIAAIPPLTKENIQYRHCARLLLRECSAGIKVLL, encoded by the exons ATGATCGATCATCGATGTGACACTGTTCAAGCTGTTCCTGACATTGGACCAACTGTCAAATCAGCTGCCACTGCACAAATGGATGCTGCAGTGATCGCGCTGTCACGAGAGCTGAGCAAACTACGGACTGGAAGAGCTACTCCTG GCATGCTTGACCATATCATGGTGGAGAATGCAGGTGTTAAAGTTGCATTGAATCGCATTGCCGTTGTTTCTATCTTGGATGCACATACCCTATCAGTGATGCCTTATGATCCTACT TCCATGAAGTCTATTGAGCATGCTATTGTCTCATCACCATTGGGCATTAATCCAACACCTGATGGGAATAGGATTATTGCAGCTATCCCTCC GTTGACGAAGGAGAATATACAG TATAGGCACTGTGCAAGGTTGTTACTAAGAGAGTGTTCGGCTGGCATTAAAGTGCTACTGTAG
- the LOC136494601 gene encoding uncharacterized protein isoform X1 gives MIDHRCDTVQAVPDIGPTVKSAATAQMDAAVIALSRELSKLRTGRATPGMLDHIMVENAGVKVALNRIAVVSILDAHTLSVMPYDPTSMKSIEHAIVSSPLGINPTPDGNRIIAAIPPLTKENIQCYCSSWKILFMLEFGERKTLLRLEKRPANQRKLTSRTRCKSAEDFKQST, from the exons ATGATCGATCATCGATGTGACACTGTTCAAGCTGTTCCTGACATTGGACCAACTGTCAAATCAGCTGCCACTGCACAAATGGATGCTGCAGTGATCGCGCTGTCACGAGAGCTGAGCAAACTACGGACTGGAAGAGCTACTCCTG GCATGCTTGACCATATCATGGTGGAGAATGCAGGTGTTAAAGTTGCATTGAATCGCATTGCCGTTGTTTCTATCTTGGATGCACATACCCTATCAGTGATGCCTTATGATCCTACT TCCATGAAGTCTATTGAGCATGCTATTGTCTCATCACCATTGGGCATTAATCCAACACCTGATGGGAATAGGATTATTGCAGCTATCCCTCC GTTGACGAAGGAGAATATACAG TGCTACTGTAGCAGCTGGAAAATACTGTTCATGCTGGAATTtggtgagaggaaaacactgctcCGGCTGGAAAAAAGGCCAGCCAACCAGCGGAAGCTGACCAGCCGAACACGCTGTAAATCAGCAGAGGATTTTAAACAAA GCACTTGA
- the LOC136492032 gene encoding protein VAPYRIN-like, producing the protein MAMVSSIRKYNFIGQRRGLPALVFAGTNVKLSNKRGETAIGLAQQSKKRDLFEQAMLEFALEKGMPGGFYALHCASRRGDTAASRHLASTGCDVNIPDGDGYTPLMLAAREGHAGVCELLISYGARCDLRTPCGETALSLARAALPRRASTRPRM; encoded by the exons ATGGCGATGGTGTCGAGCATCCG aaaatataatTTTATTGGGCAACGTCGAGGCCTTCCGGCCCTCGTATTCGCCGGCACCAACGTGAAGCTGAGCAACAAGCGCGGCGAGACGGCTATTGGACTGGCGCAGCAGAGCAAGAAGAGGGACCTCTTCGAGCAGGCCATGCTCGAGTTTGCACTGGAGAAGGGCATGCCTGGAGGCTTCTACGCGCTTCACTGTGCCTCCCGGCGTGGGGACACCGCGGCGTCGCGGCACCTCGCCAGCACGGGCTGCGACGTCAATATCCCCGACGGCGACGGCTACACCCCGCTGATGCTCGCGGCAAGGGAAGGGCACGCGGGCGTGTGCGAGCTTCTCATCTCCTACGGCGCTCGCTGTGACCTCCGGACGCCGTGCGGCGAGACGGCGCTCTCCCTGGCGCGAGCAGCGCTGCCACGGCGGGCTTCAACAAGGCCGAGGATGTGA
- the LOC136494601 gene encoding uncharacterized protein isoform X3 has translation MIDHRCDTVQAVPDIGPTVKSAATAQMDAAVIALSRELSKLRTGRATPGMLDHIMVENAGVKVALNRIAVVSILDAHTLSVMPYDPTSMKSIEHAIVSSPLGINPTPDGNRIIAAIPPLTKENIQALCKVVTKRVFGWH, from the exons ATGATCGATCATCGATGTGACACTGTTCAAGCTGTTCCTGACATTGGACCAACTGTCAAATCAGCTGCCACTGCACAAATGGATGCTGCAGTGATCGCGCTGTCACGAGAGCTGAGCAAACTACGGACTGGAAGAGCTACTCCTG GCATGCTTGACCATATCATGGTGGAGAATGCAGGTGTTAAAGTTGCATTGAATCGCATTGCCGTTGTTTCTATCTTGGATGCACATACCCTATCAGTGATGCCTTATGATCCTACT TCCATGAAGTCTATTGAGCATGCTATTGTCTCATCACCATTGGGCATTAATCCAACACCTGATGGGAATAGGATTATTGCAGCTATCCCTCC GTTGACGAAGGAGAATATACAG GCACTGTGCAAGGTTGTTACTAAGAGAGTGTTCGGCTGGCATTAA